Proteins found in one Mycoplasmopsis gallopavonis genomic segment:
- the ylqF gene encoding ribosome biogenesis GTPase YlqF — protein MSNNDIKLDENYQNLIQWFPGHMAKAMRDIKENANLCDVFIVVLDARCPISSYNEDFDAISPQKPRLFIVTKSDLMDKSKKDQINQRFQGENILWLDLRKASSKKIILNKLKQIMQAKINRDKAKGLLISRIKSFVVGVPNCGKSTLINLVSEKAKLKVANYPGVTREKKWVVNGEFLFMDTPGILLPKFDDQEIAVKLLTIGSIKLENFPTEFSAIAMWKLLSKYYPEKLTKLGFEPSFSDQEIYGFFHDYAEHFKFFKEKGKVDLDKAQKHFINYCRNLNDVTYD, from the coding sequence ATGTCAAATAATGATATTAAATTAGACGAAAATTATCAAAATTTAATTCAATGATTCCCTGGTCATATGGCCAAGGCAATGCGTGATATTAAAGAAAATGCAAATTTATGTGATGTGTTTATTGTAGTCTTGGATGCTCGATGTCCAATTAGTTCATATAATGAAGATTTTGATGCAATTTCCCCACAAAAACCAAGACTTTTTATTGTGACAAAAAGTGATTTAATGGATAAATCTAAGAAAGATCAAATTAATCAAAGATTTCAAGGAGAAAACATTCTTTGATTAGATTTGCGTAAAGCCTCATCTAAAAAAATTATTTTAAATAAATTAAAACAAATTATGCAAGCTAAGATTAATCGTGATAAAGCCAAAGGATTGCTTATTTCACGGATTAAATCATTTGTTGTTGGTGTTCCAAATTGCGGAAAGAGTACCTTGATTAATTTAGTATCAGAAAAAGCAAAATTGAAAGTAGCCAATTATCCAGGGGTAACACGTGAGAAAAAGTGAGTAGTTAATGGTGAGTTTTTATTTATGGATACTCCTGGTATTTTGCTTCCTAAATTTGATGATCAAGAAATTGCAGTTAAACTTTTAACAATTGGATCAATTAAATTAGAAAATTTTCCAACTGAATTTAGTGCAATAGCAATGTGAAAACTACTTAGTAAATATTATCCAGAGAAACTTACTAAGTTAGGTTTTGAACCAAGTTTTTCAGATCAAGAAATTTACGGATTTTTCCACGATTATGCAGAGCATTTTAAGTTTTTTAAAGAAAAAGGAAAAGTAGATTTAGATAAAGCACAAAAACACTTTATTAATTATTGTAGAAACCTAAATGATGTTACTTATGATTAA
- a CDS encoding DivIVA domain-containing protein, whose product MKDILENIKSKIINATFNLNIEGYSREEVDAFLETTLSLINLVAQDGELLQQEVEKKNLIIQDQKQTIDTLKYEETRLKIQIQKLERELKESNVK is encoded by the coding sequence ATGAAAGATATTTTAGAAAACATTAAATCTAAAATTATTAACGCAACCTTTAATCTAAATATTGAAGGATATTCACGTGAAGAAGTGGATGCTTTTTTAGAAACAACTTTATCACTAATTAATTTGGTAGCTCAGGATGGAGAATTATTGCAACAAGAAGTCGAAAAGAAAAATTTGATAATTCAAGATCAAAAACAAACAATTGATACATTAAAATACGAAGAAACTCGTTTGAAAATTCAAATTCAAAAACTAGAACGAGAATTAAAGGAATCAAATGTCAAATAA
- a CDS encoding TrmH family RNA methyltransferase, with protein MILTSKTNPKIKELKKLQQKKYRDQENAFLIEGYHLVDEALKRNLKLEIYEVLDHAKYSNSTLITSDLMNYLSTTVTPQNVVAKVTKLSNITSFESLVNLQKMNKVLVLNKLQDPGNIGTILRLAKAFDFDTVILEQIDPYNSKIIRSSQGALFDLNLILSNNLKVNLETLKESNFQVYETLLDPQAQKLNDVVFPKNKIVVVVGNEGQGISKELWDLADVKVYIPISFESLNVACATAIVLDKIRNR; from the coding sequence ATGATTTTAACAAGTAAAACTAATCCGAAAATTAAAGAATTAAAAAAATTACAGCAAAAGAAATATCGTGATCAAGAAAATGCTTTTTTAATTGAAGGATATCATCTTGTCGATGAAGCTTTAAAACGGAATTTAAAATTAGAAATTTATGAAGTTTTAGATCACGCTAAATACTCTAATTCAACTTTAATTACATCTGATCTTATGAATTATTTAAGCACGACTGTGACACCGCAAAATGTAGTTGCAAAAGTAACTAAATTAAGTAATATTACTTCATTTGAATCTTTAGTTAATCTTCAAAAAATGAATAAAGTATTGGTTTTAAATAAACTACAAGATCCGGGTAATATTGGAACAATTTTACGTTTAGCTAAAGCGTTTGATTTTGATACTGTAATTTTAGAACAAATAGATCCGTATAATTCTAAAATTATTCGCTCATCACAAGGTGCTTTATTTGATTTGAATTTAATTCTTTCAAATAATCTCAAAGTAAATTTAGAAACACTCAAAGAATCTAATTTTCAAGTTTATGAAACTTTATTAGATCCACAAGCTCAAAAATTAAATGATGTGGTTTTTCCTAAAAATAAGATTGTAGTTGTTGTTGGTAATGAAGGACAAGGAATTAGCAAGGAACTTTGAGATTTAGCTGATGTTAAAGTTTATATCCCAATTTCTTTTGAAAGTTTAAATGTAGCTTGTGCTACTGCAATTGTTTTAGATAAAATCAGAAATAGATAG